One genomic segment of Daucus carota subsp. sativus plastid, complete sequence includes these proteins:
- the rps7 gene encoding ribosomal protein S7 produces MSRRGTAEEKTAKSDPIYRNRLVNMLVNRILKHGKKSLAYQIIYRAVKKIQQKTETNPLSVLRQAIRGVTPDIAVKARRVGGSTHQVPIEIGSTQGKALAIRWLLAASRKRPGRNMAFKLSSELVDAAKGSGDAIRKKEETHRMAEANRAFAHFR; encoded by the coding sequence ATGTCACGTCGAGGTACTGCAGAAGAAAAAACTGCAAAATCCGATCCAATTTATCGTAATCGATTAGTTAACATGTTGGTTAACCGTATTCTGAAACACGGAAAAAAATCATTGGCTTATCAAATTATCTATCGAGCCGTGAAAAAGATTCAACAAAAGACAGAAACAAATCCACTATCTGTTTTACGTCAAGCAATACGTGGAGTAACTCCCGATATAGCAGTAAAAGCAAGACGTGTAGGTGGATCGACTCATCAAGTTCCCATTGAAATAGGATCCACACAAGGAAAAGCACTTGCCATTCGTTGGTTATTAGCGGCATCCCGAAAACGTCCGGGTCGAAATATGGCTTTCAAATTAAGTTCCGAATTAGTGGATGCTGCCAAAGGGAGTGGCGATGCCATACGCAAAAAGGAAGAGACTCATAGAATGGCAGAGGCAAATAGAGCTTTTGCACATTTTCGTTAA
- the ndhB gene encoding NADH dehydrogenase subunit 2, with protein sequence MIWHVQNENFILDSTRIFMKAFHLLLFDGSLIVPECILIFGLILLLMIDSTSDQKDIPWLYFISSTSLVMSITALLFRWREEPVISFSGNFQTNNFNEIFQFLILLCSTLCIPLSVEYIECTEMAITEFLLFVLTATLGGMFLCGANDLITIFVAPECFSLCSYLLSGYTKKDVRSNEATMKYLLMGGASSSILVHGFSWLYGSSGGEIELQEIVNGLINTQMYNSPGISIALIFITVGIGFKLSPAPSHQWTPDVYEGSPTPVVAFLSVTSKVAASASATRIFDIPFYFSSNEWHLLLETLAILSMILGNLIAITQTSMKRMLAYSSIGQIGYVIIGIIVGDSNDGYASMITYMLFYISMNLGTFACIVLFGLRTGTDNIRDYAGLYTKDPFLALSLALCLLSLGGLPPLAGFFGKLYLFWCGWQAGLYFLVLIGLLTSVVSIYYYLKIIKLLMTGRTQEITPHVRNYRRSPFRSNNSIELSMIVCVIASTIPGISMNPIIAIAQDTLF encoded by the exons ATGATCTGGCATGTACAGAATGAAAACTTCATTCTCGATTCTACGAGAATTTTTATGAAAGCCTTTCATTTGCTTCTCTTCGATGGAAGTTTGATTGTCCCAGAATGTATCCTAATTTTTGGCCTAATTCTTCTTCTGATGATCGATTCAACCTCTGATCAAAAAGATATACCTTGGTTATATTTCATCTCTTCAACAAGTTTAGTAATGAGCATAACGGCCCTCTTGTTCCGATGGAGAGAAGAACCCGTGATTAGTTTTTCGGGAAATTTTCAAACGAACAATTTCAACGAAATCTTTCAATTTCTTATTTTACTATGTTCAACTCTATGTATTCCTCTATCCGTAGAGTACATTGAATGTACAGAAATGGCTATAACAGAGTTTCTCTTATTCGTATTAACAGCTACTCTAGGAGGAATGTTTTTATGCGGTGCTAACGATTTAATAACTATCTTTGTAGCTCCAGAATGTTTCAGTTTATGCTCCTACCTATTATCTGGATATACGAAGAAAGATGTACGGTCTAATGAGGCTACTATGAAATATTTACTCATGGGTGGGGCAAGCTCTTCTATTCTGGTTCATGGTTTCTCTTGGCTATATGGTTCATCCGGGGGAGAGATCGAGCTTCAAGAAATAGTGAATGGTCTTATCAATACACAAATGTATAACTCCCCAGGAATTTCAATTGCGCTCATATTCATCACTGTAGGAATTGGATTCAAGCTTTCCCCAGCCCCTTCTCATCAATGGACTCCTGACGTATACGAAGGA TCTCCCACTCCAGTCGTTGCTTTTCTTTCTGTTACTTCGAAAGTAGCTGCTTCAGCTTCAGCCACTCGAATTTTCGATATTCCTTTTTATTTCTCATCAAATGAATGGCATCTTCTTCTGGAAACCCTAGCTATTCTTAGCATGATATTGGGGAATCTTATTGCTATAACTCAAACAAGCATGAAACGTATGCTTGCATATTCGTCCATAGGTCAAATCGGATATGTAATTATTGGAATAATTGTTGGAGACTCAAATGATGGATATGCAAGCATGATAACTTATATGCTGTTCTATATCTCCATGAATCTAGGAACTTTTGCTTGCATTGTATTATTTGGTCTACGTACCGGAACTGATAACATTCGAGATTATGCAGGATTATATACGAAAGATCCTTTTTTGGCTCTCTCTTTAGCCCTATGTCTCTTATCCCTAGGAGGTCTTCCTCCACTAGCAGGTTTTTTCGGAAAACTCTATTTATTCTGGTGTGGATGGCAGGCAGGCCTATATTTCTTGGTTTTAATAGGACTCCTTACAAGCGTTGTTTCTATCTACTATTATCTAAAAATAATCAAGTTATTAATGACTGGACGAACCCAAGAAATAACCCCTCACGTGCGAAATTATAGAAGATCTCCTTTCAGATCAAACAATTCCATCGAATTGAGTATGATTGTATGTGTGATAGCATCTACTATACCAGGAATATCAATGAACCCGATTATTGCAATTGCTCAGGATACCCTTTTTTAG